The genomic stretch GGGGAGGCGTTCGCGGGGCGGCGGGTGCTGATCGTGGACGACGACATCCGCAACGTCTACGCCCTGACCCACGTGCTGGGCCGCCTCGGCATGGAGATCGTCTACGCCGAGAACGGCCGGGAGGGCATCGAGGCGTTGGAACGTGACGAGGACATCGACCTCGTGCTCATGGACGTGATGATGCCGGAGATGGACGGCTACGAGACGCTCGCCGCCGTACGCGAGATGCCGAGGTTCGCCGACCTGCCGATCATCGCGCTCACCGCGAAGGCGATGCCCGGCGACCGGGAGAAGACGATCTCCTGCGGTGCCTCCGACTATGTGCCCAAGCCCGTGGACCTCGACCATCTGCTCGAGGTGATGCGGGGGTGGATCGAACGGTGAACCGCCAGGTCAAGATCCTGCTGGTGGACGACAACGAGGAGAGCCTGGTCGCGCTGGAGGCCATCCTGCGGCCGCTCCAGCAGCGGCTGTTCAAGGCCAGGTCGGGCCAGGAGGCCATGAAGCTGATGTTGCGGCACGAGTTCGCGGTCGTGCTGCTCGACGTGCTCATGCCGGGCATGGACGGCTTCGAGACCGCCACCCACATCAAGCGGCTCGACCAGACGCGTGACGTGCCGATCATCTTCCTCACCGGCACCGAGCCCAGCGCGGGCGCGGCCTTCCGCGGCTACGCGGTCGGCGCGGTGGACTATCTCACCAAACCGTTCGATCCGTGGGTGCTCAGGAGCAAGGTCGCGGTCTTCATCGAGTTGTTCCGCAAGACCGCGGTGCTGGTCGAGCAGACCGCCCTGCTCACGCAGCTCGTCGACGACCGCGAGGCGCTGTCGGACTTCGCCTCGCGGCTCGGCGCGGTCGAGTGCCGGCTCACGAGCCTGGCCGAGACCGCCTCCGGCGACGAGGGGCTGCGGGACACGGTCAAGGAACTGGCCGACCGGGTGGCGGCGATGCAGGCCGCCTTCGACCTGATCTCCTCCGTGGAAGGCCGCGGCAGAGAATGAGGGCGGCCCGCAGCCGGTCGGCATGGGCGGGAGTGAGGCCGCCGGCCGGAAATTGAGGAGAGGCATATGCTCCGATGAGCAAGGCCTTGCCTGCGACCATGCGGCCGTTGCATAGACATGGGCTGAACCTCATGTAAGGGGCGTTCGGCGAGTCTCCGCGCGCGCCGCGGTGTCTCCGACGTACCTTTGGCATCATGGCCACCCGTACGCCGAAAAGCGCACCGAAGGGGCCGGCAAAG from Nonomuraea polychroma encodes the following:
- a CDS encoding response regulator; this encodes MDRTVNRQVKILLVDDNEESLVALEAILRPLQQRLFKARSGQEAMKLMLRHEFAVVLLDVLMPGMDGFETATHIKRLDQTRDVPIIFLTGTEPSAGAAFRGYAVGAVDYLTKPFDPWVLRSKVAVFIELFRKTAVLVEQTALLTQLVDDREALSDFASRLGAVECRLTSLAETASGDEGLRDTVKELADRVAAMQAAFDLISSVEGRGRE